From a single Arachis hypogaea cultivar Tifrunner chromosome 3, arahy.Tifrunner.gnm2.J5K5, whole genome shotgun sequence genomic region:
- the LOC112790568 gene encoding uncharacterized protein isoform X2 — MIIFSRGFKAGRALLGVFPSNILLALLPSGLPATQYSSVTWGNPSGFQQEEEMSDPGAQRVNPTTGRPPRPASVFLSDEGLQKQQKSHVPVLEKHVLNQLRSDEQNSINSKFQEASEVDKKTHADCIQSDLDELVKSLNNRCKKYGLRAKSTTLVELW; from the exons ATGATTATATTTTCTAGAGGTTTTAAAGCAG GACGTGCTCTTCTAGGAGTATTTCCAAGTAACATTCTCCTTGCTTTACTACCTTCTGGCCTACCTGCCACTCAGTACAGTTCTGTAACTTGGGGAAATCCATCAG GTTTTCAACAAGAGGAAGAGATGAGTGACCCTGGTGCTCAACGAGTGAACCCAACTACAGGCCGGCCACCAAGGCCAGCTTCTGTTTTTCTATCTgatgaaggacttcaaaaacagCAAAAGTCCCACGTTCCAGTGTTGGAGAAGCACGTCCTTAATCAGTTGAGATCTGATGAGCAAAATTCAATTAATTCGAAGTTTCAAGAAGCCTCAGAAGTTGATAAGAAG ACTCATGCTGATTGTATCCAATCAGACCTTGATGAACTGGTAAAATCTCTAAACAACCGGTGTAAGAAGTATGGATTACGTGCAAAGTCAACAACACTTGTGGAACTATGGTAG
- the LOC112790568 gene encoding uncharacterized protein isoform X4, whose product MIIFSRGFKAGRALLGVFPSNILLALLPSGLPATQYSSVTWGNPSGFQQEEEMSDPGAQRVNPTTGRPPRPASVFLSDEGLQKQQKSHVPVLEKHVLNQLRSDEQNSINSKFQEASEVDKKTHADCIQSDLDEL is encoded by the exons ATGATTATATTTTCTAGAGGTTTTAAAGCAG GACGTGCTCTTCTAGGAGTATTTCCAAGTAACATTCTCCTTGCTTTACTACCTTCTGGCCTACCTGCCACTCAGTACAGTTCTGTAACTTGGGGAAATCCATCAG GTTTTCAACAAGAGGAAGAGATGAGTGACCCTGGTGCTCAACGAGTGAACCCAACTACAGGCCGGCCACCAAGGCCAGCTTCTGTTTTTCTATCTgatgaaggacttcaaaaacagCAAAAGTCCCACGTTCCAGTGTTGGAGAAGCACGTCCTTAATCAGTTGAGATCTGATGAGCAAAATTCAATTAATTCGAAGTTTCAAGAAGCCTCAGAAGTTGATAAGAAG ACTCATGCTGATTGTATCCAATCAGACCTTGATGAACTG TGA
- the LOC112790568 gene encoding uncharacterized protein isoform X3: MLSLMEFCIALYLMEQHTEGRALLGVFPSNILLALLPSGLPATQYSSVTWGNPSGFQQEEEMSDPGAQRVNPTTGRPPRPASVFLSDEGLQKQQKSHVPVLEKHVLNQLRSDEQNSINSKFQEASEVDKKTHADCIQSDLDEL; the protein is encoded by the exons ATGCTTTCTCTCATGGAGTTTTGTATTGCACTGTACCTAATGGAACAACACACCGAAGGACGTGCTCTTCTAGGAGTATTTCCAAGTAACATTCTCCTTGCTTTACTACCTTCTGGCCTACCTGCCACTCAGTACAGTTCTGTAACTTGGGGAAATCCATCAG GTTTTCAACAAGAGGAAGAGATGAGTGACCCTGGTGCTCAACGAGTGAACCCAACTACAGGCCGGCCACCAAGGCCAGCTTCTGTTTTTCTATCTgatgaaggacttcaaaaacagCAAAAGTCCCACGTTCCAGTGTTGGAGAAGCACGTCCTTAATCAGTTGAGATCTGATGAGCAAAATTCAATTAATTCGAAGTTTCAAGAAGCCTCAGAAGTTGATAAGAAG ACTCATGCTGATTGTATCCAATCAGACCTTGATGAACTG TGA
- the LOC112790568 gene encoding uncharacterized protein isoform X1 → MLSLMEFCIALYLMEQHTEGRALLGVFPSNILLALLPSGLPATQYSSVTWGNPSGFQQEEEMSDPGAQRVNPTTGRPPRPASVFLSDEGLQKQQKSHVPVLEKHVLNQLRSDEQNSINSKFQEASEVDKKTHADCIQSDLDELVKSLNNRCKKYGLRAKSTTLVELW, encoded by the exons ATGCTTTCTCTCATGGAGTTTTGTATTGCACTGTACCTAATGGAACAACACACCGAAGGACGTGCTCTTCTAGGAGTATTTCCAAGTAACATTCTCCTTGCTTTACTACCTTCTGGCCTACCTGCCACTCAGTACAGTTCTGTAACTTGGGGAAATCCATCAG GTTTTCAACAAGAGGAAGAGATGAGTGACCCTGGTGCTCAACGAGTGAACCCAACTACAGGCCGGCCACCAAGGCCAGCTTCTGTTTTTCTATCTgatgaaggacttcaaaaacagCAAAAGTCCCACGTTCCAGTGTTGGAGAAGCACGTCCTTAATCAGTTGAGATCTGATGAGCAAAATTCAATTAATTCGAAGTTTCAAGAAGCCTCAGAAGTTGATAAGAAG ACTCATGCTGATTGTATCCAATCAGACCTTGATGAACTGGTAAAATCTCTAAACAACCGGTGTAAGAAGTATGGATTACGTGCAAAGTCAACAACACTTGTGGAACTATGGTAG
- the LOC112790569 gene encoding probable prolyl 4-hydroxylase 3, producing MAKAKYTNPKAQLKKWISLRKLVLPMLLIFTIVLLVLLSIGVFNLPITANDSPIKDIGAVRRRRTSERGYGLVEQKKKWTEILSWEPRAFMYHNFLSKEECEHLINVAKPHMEKSQVADSDTGQSIDSSDRTSSGAFLRRGLDKIVQSIEKKIADLTFVPIENGEGLQVLHYEVGQKYEPHFDYFLDKVNTKDGNHRVATVLMYLSDVEEGGETVFPDANVSFSSVPWQNDLSECAKNGLAVKPKMGDAILFWSMKPDLTLDPSSLHGSCPVIRGNKWASAKWLRLGVFN from the exons ATGGCAAAAGCAAAATACACGAATCCGAAGGCGCAGTTGAAGAAATGGATCTCGTTGAGGAAGCTGGTTTTGCCGATGCTTTTGATTTTCACGATTGTGCTTCTGGTGTTACTTTCTATCGGAGTTTTTAATCTTCCTATTACCGCTAATGATTCTCCGATCAAGGATATCGGTGCTGTTAGGCGGCGCAGAACTTCTGAGAG AGGTTACGGTTTGGTAGAGCAAAAGAAAAAGTGGACCGAAATTCTTTCGTGGGAGCCAAGAGCTTTCATGTACCACAATTTCCTG TCCAAAGAAGAATGTGAACACTTGATCAACGTTGCCAAACCACATATGGAAAAATCACAAGTTGCTGATAGTGATACTGGACAGAGTATAGATAGCAG TGATCGTACTAGCTCAGGAGCGTTTCTGAGAAGAGGATTGGACAAAATTGTCCAAAGCATAGAAAAAAAGATTGCTGATCTTACTTTCGTACCAATAG AGAATGGAGAAGGACTTCAGGTTCTTCACTATGAAGTTGGCCAAAAATATGAACCTCACTTTGATTACTTCCTAGATAAGGTCAACACTAAGGATGGAAACCACCGTGTTGCTACAGTTCTTATGTACCT TTCAGATGTTGAAGAAGGTGGCGAGACCGTATTTCCTGATGCCAATGTAAGTTTTAGTTCTGTTCCATGGCAGAATGATTTGTCTGAATGCGCTAAAAATGGTCTCGCGGTGAAGCCAAAAATGGGTGATGCTATATTGTTTTGGAGCATGAAGCCAGATCTCACCCTAGATCCTTCTTCTCTACATG GTAGTTGCCCTGTTATTAGAGGAAATAAATGGGCTTCAGCAAAGTGGCTACGTCTTGGGGTGTTCAACTAA